One genomic region from Cucumis melo cultivar AY chromosome 9, USDA_Cmelo_AY_1.0, whole genome shotgun sequence encodes:
- the LOC103498187 gene encoding uncharacterized protein LOC103498187 — MARQFILLALLFSAAVIGIVSAAEAPAASPASSPASSPKAADLEPSDDGKTPAAAPSKAPAAAADAPIAVTPSAAGAPKGAASAPAAKGGAPEADSPVAGGPASSPAGDESSSTVAPAGAPAGAPASDAEVSSPPSPTGPAAGPASDAAADAPADSPADSPAPSGGSLVKVSVAAVAGISGVVGLFVF; from the coding sequence ATGGCCCGTCAATTCATTCTCCTTGCCCTTCTCTTCTCCGCCGCCGTCATTGGCATTGTCTCTGCCGCCGAAGCCCCCGCCGCCTCCCCCGCCTCCTCCCCCGCCTCCTCCCCTAAGGCCGCTGACCTTGAACCCTCCGATGATGGAAAAACTCCCGCAGCTGCTCCTTCCAAGGCTCCTGCCGCCGCCGCCGACGCCCCGATCGCCGTCACTCCTTCCGCCGCAGGTGCTCCCAAAGGAGCTGCTTCAGCCCCTGCAGCTAAGGGTGGAGCCCCTGAAGCTGACAGCCCTGTTGCCGGTGGCCCTGCTTCTTCCCCTGCTGGCGATGAGTCTTCTTCCACTGTGGCCCCTGCTGGAGCCCCTGCTGGAGCCCCTGCATCCGATGCCGAAGTGTCATCTCCACCTTCCCCAACTGGACCGGCTGCCGGACCTGCAAGCGATGCCGCTGCTGATGCGCCAGCTGATTCACCCGCAGATTCTCCGGCGCCCAGTGGTGGTTCTTTGGTGAAAGTGTCGGTTGCGGCCGTTGCTGGGATTTCGGGTGTTGTTGGGTTGTTTGTGTTCTAA
- the LOC127151014 gene encoding uncharacterized protein LOC127151014 codes for MSLRPEDLVILEPGNHGDSDIDVEIDELFGNEENMEEENERIPSEIFTQIDWDITNSVCEQGSTLGNRDEFVDTSCLIQKGMLFDCKEDLQLAVKKYCVTQHYEIVVVESNQNIWSVRCKQWSNGCNWRLRGSRRKSHGLFEISRLEGEHSCLYSNLTQDHSQLDSNFMSIQIQNIVRADPSVTVSVLMEMIKQQYGYTVKYRRVWQAKRKALVAVFGDWDKSYNELPYWLSAVVHYNPGTRVDWFFLPSDVPGTTIFGRVFWAFGPAIEGFKYCRPLIQIDGTHLYGKYKGKMLTALSIDANGHIFPLAFAIVEGENASSWSWFLYALRQYVTDRDGICLISDRHRGILSAINNEEIGWSEPRAFHRYCLRHVASNFNNKYKSKQLKDLVFRAGNQHQRRKFIRNMKEIKQLNPECLEFFEDIDLQKWTQSHDNGYRYGWMTSNAAECMNGVFKGARMLPMTSLVRLTFYRTILYFERRRAEISEAVDRGEVYTEYAMKKLKKWETRASAHSVTSIDRETQTFEVHTGMSMISPYKGQHTQVVSLMEGTCSCNKWQSFKIPCSHVIAVCNYMHLTYAAYIDECYLLSNFKQCYAGRFHPIQHPDYWPELSFTEVRPNADLLKGPGRPRTTRIHNEMDWKESGQSLRCTICKVEGHNRRTCPQRASSSSRH; via the coding sequence ATGTCGTTGCGACCTGAAGATTTAGTTATTCTTGAACCCGGTAATCACGGAGATAGTGATATAGATGTAGAAATTGACGAACTATTTGGTAATgaagaaaatatggaagaagagAATGAAAGGATCCCTTCTGAGATATTTACACAGATAGATTGGGATATTACGAATTCTGTTTGTGAACAAGGGTCTACGTTGGGAAATAGAGATGAATTTGTAGACACATCATGTTTAATTCAGAAGGGAATGTTATTTGACTGCAAGGAAGATCTTCAATTAGCCGTAAAAAAGTACTGTGTCACCCAACACTACGAAATTGTTGTAGTCGAATCGAACCAAAATATTTGGTCTGTTCGATGCAAACAATGGAGTAATGGTTGCAACTGGAGGTTACGTGGAAGTAGGCGTAAAAGCCACGGATTGTTTGAGATCAGTCGACTGGAAGGAGAGCACTCGTGTCTGTACTCAAACCTAACACAAGATCACTCACAACTAGATTCTAATTTTATGAGTATTCAAATTCAAAACATAGTCAGAGCTGATCCTAGTGTTACTGTGTCTGTGCTCATGGAAATGATAAAACAACAGTATGGTTACACGGTTAAATACAGACGGGTGTGGCAAGCGAAGAGGAAAGCTTTGGTTGCTGTTTTTGGTGATTGGGACAAATCGTACAATGAGCTCCCGTACTGGTTGAGTGCCGTTGTACATTATAATCCAGGAACTCGAGTTGATTGGTTTTTTCTTCCATCTGATGTACCTGGGACAACCATATTTGGACGCGTTTTCTGGGCATTTGGTCCTGCAATAGAAGGGTTCAAATATTGTAGGCCATTAATTCAAATCGACGGAACCCATTTGTATGGAAAGTATAAAGGGAAAATGTTAACTGCCCTATCTATCGATGCAAATGGTCATATATTTCCTCTTGCATTTGCTATTGTGGAAGGGGAAAACGCGTCCAGTTGGTCATGGTTTCTTTATGCATTGCGCCAGTACGTTACTGATCGAGATGGCATTTGCTTGATCTCCGACAGGCATAGGGGCATTCTTTCTGCCATTAATAATGAGGAGATAGGTTGGAGTGAACCACGAGCATTCCATCGATATTGTCTTCGTCATGTTGCTAGCAACttcaataataaatacaaatcGAAGCAACTAAAAGATTTGGTGTTTAGGGCAGGTAATCAACACCAAAGGCGCAAATTTATAAGAAAcatgaaagaaataaaacaacTGAACCCAGAGTGTCTTGAATTCTTTGAAGATATTGATTTACAAAAATGGACACAGTCTCACGATAATGGGTATCGATATGGGTGGATGACAAGCAACGCAGCTGAATGTATGAATGGGGTATTTAAAGGAGCTCGTATGTTACCCATGACATCTTTGGTTAGATTAACATTTTATCGCACAATTCTGTATTTTGAACGCCGAAGAGCTGAGATAAGTGAAGCAGTTGACCGTGGCGAAGTTTATACAGAATATGCGATGAAAAAGCTAAAAAAATGGGAAACACGGGCTTCTGCACATTCAGTGACATCCATTGATAGAGAAACCCAGACGTTTGAGGTTCACACGGGTATGAGTATGATTTCTCCATATAAAGGCCAGCACACACAGGTTGTGAGTTTGATGGAAGGGACCTGTTCGTGCAACAAGTGGCAATCTTTTAAGATACCATGCTCCCATGTAATTGCAGTTTGTAATTACATGCACTTGACGTATGCAGCATACATTGATGAATGCTACTTGTTGTCGAACTTCAAACAATGTTATGCCGGTCGATTCCATCCAATCCAACACCCAGATTATTGGCCTGAGTTGTCATTCACCGAAGTTCGCCCAAATGCAGACTTACTTAAAGGACCCGGTCGACCGAGAACAACAAGGATCCATAATGAAATGGATTGGAAAGAGTCTGGTCAATCACTCAGATGCACTATCTGTAAAGTCGAAGGACACAACAGACGTACCTGTCCTCAACgtgcatcttcttcttcaagacaCTAA